One window from the genome of Carnobacteriaceae bacterium zg-84 encodes:
- a CDS encoding IS3 family transposase, with amino-acid sequence MSDYIDYDNKQINVKLKGLSPVQHRIQSFN; translated from the coding sequence ATTTCAGATTATATTGACTATGACAACAAACAAATCAACGTAAAACTAAAAGGACTGAGTCCTGTACAGCACAGAATTCAATCCTTCAACTAA
- a CDS encoding flavin reductase family protein, translating to MKKTFETRKLYFGFPVFFLGYKDDVHGYNISTSSSAYSLGSMMVIAMRTKGNAITEITKHRQFTVNIPTQELTKESELAGFNSRKDKFAITGLTYTLGETVDAPLVDACPVSIECEVIEMVECGALTNVIARVTRRVVDDSLIDENEAFRSEIFSPISYIGDGAARQYRYYNDEAIKMGSIIKKIREEQAAEQENADK from the coding sequence GTGAAAAAAACATTTGAAACAAGAAAATTATACTTTGGATTTCCTGTTTTCTTTTTAGGATACAAAGATGATGTTCACGGATACAATATCTCAACATCTAGTTCAGCTTATTCTTTAGGAAGTATGATGGTTATTGCCATGAGAACAAAAGGCAACGCCATTACAGAAATTACAAAACACCGTCAATTTACGGTAAATATTCCAACACAAGAACTAACAAAAGAATCTGAATTAGCTGGTTTTAATAGCCGTAAAGACAAATTTGCTATTACTGGCTTAACCTATACACTAGGTGAAACAGTAGATGCACCACTAGTAGATGCTTGTCCTGTTTCTATTGAATGTGAAGTGATTGAAATGGTTGAATGTGGTGCATTAACAAATGTTATTGCTCGTGTGACAAGACGTGTCGTTGACGACTCTTTAATTGACGAAAATGAAGCATTTAGAAGTGAAATCTTTTCTCCAATTAGTTATATCGGTGACGGTGCTGCACGTCAATACCGTTATTATAATGATGAAGCAATTAAAATGGGAAGTATCATCAAAAAAATTAGAGAAGAACAAGCAGCAGAACAAGAAAATGCTGATAAATAA
- a CDS encoding ATP-binding cassette domain-containing protein yields MIECQHIYKSFQGKEILKDCHFHIKKGEIIGIMGESGSGKSTLAKILIGLEKATKGQVLLDGKPYCVKKDGVRILLVFQDAFHAVNPLFTVKQILCEALKETIQMEEISAILKDVGLDDTYLEKTSKELSGGQLQRICIARALLLKPDVIIFDEALSGLDPLIQGQLLKLLYDLKARYNQTYVFISHDFNLCYAICHRVLVMFEGEIVDEINDFNIPMNVTHPVTQNLLKESQNPKYSKCQLRKIVVKLESQRQNMNGE; encoded by the coding sequence ATGATTGAATGTCAGCATATTTATAAAAGTTTTCAAGGCAAAGAGATATTAAAAGATTGTCATTTTCATATCAAAAAAGGTGAAATTATTGGTATTATGGGTGAGAGTGGCAGTGGTAAAAGTACACTGGCAAAAATTCTTATTGGACTTGAAAAAGCAACAAAAGGACAAGTATTATTAGACGGAAAACCATACTGTGTTAAAAAAGATGGAGTTCGTATTCTTCTTGTGTTTCAAGATGCATTTCATGCGGTCAATCCATTATTTACTGTGAAGCAAATTTTATGTGAAGCATTAAAAGAAACCATTCAAATGGAAGAAATTAGTGCTATTTTAAAAGATGTAGGATTGGACGATACTTATTTGGAAAAAACGTCTAAAGAACTAAGTGGAGGACAACTACAAAGAATTTGTATTGCTAGAGCATTATTACTAAAACCAGATGTCATTATTTTTGATGAAGCATTAAGTGGATTAGACCCTTTAATTCAAGGACAACTCTTAAAACTTTTATATGACTTAAAAGCAAGATACAATCAAACCTATGTGTTTATTTCACATGATTTTAATTTATGCTATGCAATATGTCATCGTGTATTAGTGATGTTTGAAGGAGAAATTGTTGATGAAATCAATGATTTCAATATACCAATGAACGTGACACATCCCGTGACACAAAATTTATTAAAAGAATCTCAAAATCCAAAATATTCTAAGTGCCAATTACGAAAAATTGTTGTAAAATTAGAAAGTCAAAGACAAAATATGAATGGAGAATAA
- a CDS encoding ABC transporter ATP-binding protein, producing the protein MEKLVVDALSVQIGDTVLLNHIDIDLTIGKSLIIIGESGSGKTLLTKMIIGQVPKQAIISGKILYKGLSLLDLSKKEWQVLRGTKIAYMVQNPMAMFNPFQKIKVHFLETILSHDKMSKEGCLDKAIQAMKDVRLGHPQDVLEKYPFELSGGMLQRVMLAILLCLNTDTIILDEPTSALDAYNRDNIVRLLKMLLEKGKTLITVTHDYDLAHALGGEMLVMYKGDIVERGFVEDVLENPQHPYTQELVLGNPYERLVNEHD; encoded by the coding sequence ATGGAAAAATTAGTTGTAGATGCTCTATCTGTTCAAATTGGTGATACTGTTTTGCTCAACCATATTGATATTGACTTAACAATAGGTAAGTCTTTAATCATTATTGGGGAAAGTGGTTCTGGTAAGACTCTTTTAACCAAAATGATTATTGGACAAGTACCAAAGCAAGCAATCATTAGTGGAAAGATATTGTATAAAGGCCTATCATTATTGGATTTGTCAAAAAAAGAATGGCAAGTACTTCGTGGTACAAAAATTGCTTATATGGTGCAAAATCCAATGGCAATGTTCAATCCATTCCAAAAAATAAAAGTACACTTTTTAGAAACCATTTTAAGTCACGACAAAATGTCTAAAGAGGGTTGTTTGGACAAAGCTATTCAAGCTATGAAAGATGTTCGCCTAGGACATCCACAAGACGTATTAGAAAAGTATCCATTTGAGTTAAGTGGTGGAATGCTTCAACGTGTCATGTTAGCTATTTTGTTATGTTTAAATACGGATACAATTATTTTAGATGAACCGACCTCTGCATTAGATGCTTATAACCGAGATAATATCGTTCGCCTATTGAAAATGTTACTTGAAAAAGGAAAAACATTGATTACCGTCACACATGATTACGACTTAGCACATGCATTAGGTGGCGAAATGTTAGTCATGTACAAAGGCGATATTGTCGAGAGGGGCTTTGTAGAAGACGTATTAGAAAATCCTCAACATCCTTATACACAAGAATTGGTATTAGGCAATCCTTATGAACGGTTGGTGAATGAACATGATTGA
- a CDS encoding ABC transporter permease subunit, producing the protein MSKRFIFSLTILSILLICAIFASMIAPFDPQYVDITHKLLAPEQSHLLGTDQLGRDVLSRLLYGARFSLFLAFLITVLEVTIGVTIGLIIGWYQGKVEQTFLWFANVISAFPSFLLSLATIGILGQGMSNMVIAVVIVEWVYYARLVINLVKSAKEESFVTASLTMGMPIIHVLKVHILPFIYKPILVVALMNIGNIILMISGFSFLGIGVQPNVSEWGMMLHDARPYFRTAVWTMMSPGLAIFLTVISFNLLGEHFDEKGWKQLWKN; encoded by the coding sequence ATGTCTAAACGTTTTATTTTTTCACTGACCATTTTATCTATTTTACTTATTTGTGCGATTTTTGCCTCTATGATTGCTCCATTTGATCCGCAATATGTGGATATTACGCATAAATTACTTGCACCCGAGCAATCTCATTTATTAGGAACAGATCAATTAGGTAGAGATGTTTTGTCTAGATTGTTGTATGGGGCTAGATTTTCTTTATTTTTAGCATTTTTAATTACCGTACTAGAAGTAACAATAGGGGTTACTATTGGTTTAATCATTGGCTGGTATCAAGGAAAAGTGGAACAAACATTTTTATGGTTTGCCAATGTCATTTCTGCTTTCCCAAGTTTCTTGTTGTCTTTGGCAACCATTGGTATTTTAGGGCAAGGAATGAGTAATATGGTCATTGCGGTTGTCATTGTAGAGTGGGTTTACTATGCTCGTTTAGTTATCAATCTTGTAAAAAGTGCCAAAGAAGAATCATTTGTAACAGCTTCACTCACAATGGGAATGCCTATTATACACGTGCTAAAAGTACATATTTTGCCATTTATTTATAAACCTATTTTAGTTGTAGCTTTAATGAATATTGGGAACATTATTTTAATGATTTCAGGATTTTCATTTTTAGGTATTGGTGTTCAACCCAATGTGTCAGAATGGGGCATGATGTTACACGACGCACGTCCATATTTCAGAACAGCTGTTTGGACGATGATGTCCCCTGGTCTTGCCATTTTCTTAACAGTTATTTCTTTTAATTTATTAGGAGAACATTTTGATGAGAAAGGGTGGAAACAATTATGGAAAAATTAG
- a CDS encoding ABC transporter permease, which produces MLKKCLSFFVALLLISILTFLLTKLSSQDPAESYLRISKIGITAESLANAREYLGLNKSWLEQYLDWLSKAIVGNFGNSYLLKLPVLPLVATSFLSTLYLGSISFILVIVISLPLGVLTGIRKHSILDRVIQFFCFSSVSVPTFWLGYLLIILFAVQLKWLPVSGKGDITSVILPSITLSIPIIGQYTALIRKVISEQMDSVHVQNAMLRGVKMSYIIKHHLLRNALPAIVTGLSLTFIYLITGSLIIEEVFAFNGIGGLFVHALQSTDIPIIQACMLLFGSLFLVNNLVVHDITLWIDPRIRKRGETKHV; this is translated from the coding sequence ATGTTAAAAAAATGCCTATCATTTTTTGTTGCTTTATTACTAATCTCGATATTGACCTTTTTGCTAACAAAACTATCCTCTCAAGATCCCGCTGAAAGTTACTTACGCATTTCCAAAATTGGTATTACAGCAGAATCTTTAGCCAATGCAAGAGAGTATTTAGGATTAAATAAATCATGGCTTGAACAATATTTAGATTGGTTATCTAAAGCGATTGTTGGTAATTTTGGCAACTCCTACTTATTAAAATTACCCGTTTTACCACTTGTAGCGACAAGTTTTTTATCGACTTTATATTTAGGATCTATTTCATTTATATTAGTTATTGTCATATCGTTACCATTAGGTGTACTAACAGGTATACGCAAACACTCTATTTTGGATAGAGTAATACAATTTTTCTGTTTTTCAAGTGTTTCCGTGCCTACGTTTTGGTTAGGTTATCTATTGATTATTCTTTTTGCCGTTCAATTAAAATGGCTACCCGTTTCCGGTAAAGGAGATATAACAAGTGTTATTTTGCCAAGTATTACATTGAGTATTCCAATTATTGGGCAATATACAGCACTCATTCGTAAAGTGATTAGTGAACAAATGGACAGTGTCCACGTCCAAAATGCAATGTTACGTGGTGTCAAAATGTCTTATATCATTAAACATCACTTATTACGAAATGCTCTACCAGCTATTGTAACAGGACTTAGTTTGACCTTTATTTATTTAATTACAGGGTCATTGATTATTGAAGAAGTATTTGCATTTAATGGTATCGGAGGATTATTTGTTCACGCTTTACAATCAACAGATATTCCGATTATTCAAGCGTGCATGCTCTTATTTGGTTCCTTATTTTTAGTCAATAATTTAGTGGTACACGACATTACATTATGGATTGACCCACGTATTAGAAAAAGAGGTGAAACCAAACATGTCTAA
- the nikA gene encoding nickel ABC transporter, nickel/metallophore periplasmic binding protein: MKKSKLWLGLAGSVLMLAACQQKQDATSENKMDKTEMASDKEKLTIAWSQDVGDLNPHRYNPDQFVTQDMVYEGLVRYGDNGVIEPVLAESWKISEDGKTYTFKLRHAKFSDGSEFNAKNVKRNFDTIFSEANKSNHSWFNFTQQLDTYKVVDDYTFELTLKQPYSATLYDLAMIRPIRFLGDAGFPEGDDTTKDNVKMSVGTGQWVLKEKKKDEYATFVRNENYWGEKPKLKEVTIKIIADPQTRVLEFESGNLDLLYGNGLISLDTFAQYAKDSKYKTGVSDPLSTRLLLLNAKQPVFQDRVVRKAMNHAMNKKEISENLFRGTEKPADTIFSKKTPHSDAGLTPYEYDVKKAESLLDEAGWKKGADGVREKDGKKLTINMPYISTNAADKDLGEYFQGEWKKLGIDVQLQAMEENGYWTNAKSGNFDMMLTYSWGAPWDPHAWMTALAETAEHGHPESISLEALAVKPELDKVIRETLVEPDEAKVDAGYKKALTILHEEAVYIPITYQSVVSVYRAGELEGVRFAPEENSLPLRYISKAK, from the coding sequence ATGAAAAAAAGCAAATTATGGCTTGGCTTAGCAGGATCAGTGCTGATGTTAGCAGCTTGTCAACAAAAACAAGACGCAACATCAGAAAATAAAATGGATAAAACAGAAATGGCGTCCGATAAAGAAAAATTAACAATTGCATGGAGTCAAGATGTTGGAGATTTAAATCCGCATCGCTACAATCCGGATCAATTTGTGACACAAGATATGGTCTATGAGGGCTTAGTACGTTATGGGGACAACGGTGTTATCGAACCTGTTTTAGCAGAATCGTGGAAAATTAGTGAAGACGGTAAAACATACACATTTAAATTAAGACATGCTAAATTCTCAGATGGATCTGAATTTAATGCTAAAAACGTTAAGCGTAATTTCGATACAATTTTTTCAGAAGCAAATAAATCAAATCATTCATGGTTTAATTTCACACAACAATTAGACACATATAAAGTTGTTGATGACTACACATTTGAATTAACATTAAAACAACCTTACAGTGCAACATTGTATGATTTAGCCATGATTCGCCCAATTCGTTTCTTAGGAGATGCAGGATTTCCAGAGGGTGATGATACAACCAAAGACAATGTAAAAATGTCTGTTGGAACAGGACAATGGGTTTTAAAAGAAAAGAAAAAAGACGAGTATGCAACTTTTGTTCGTAATGAAAATTATTGGGGAGAAAAACCAAAATTAAAAGAAGTTACGATTAAAATCATTGCAGACCCACAAACGAGAGTATTAGAGTTTGAGTCTGGTAATTTAGACTTATTATACGGAAATGGATTGATTAGTTTAGATACTTTTGCACAATATGCAAAAGATAGTAAATATAAAACAGGGGTATCTGACCCACTATCTACACGTTTATTATTATTGAATGCTAAACAGCCTGTTTTCCAAGATAGAGTCGTTCGTAAAGCAATGAATCATGCGATGAATAAAAAAGAAATTTCAGAGAACTTATTTAGAGGAACAGAAAAACCAGCAGACACTATTTTCTCTAAAAAAACACCTCACTCTGACGCAGGATTAACACCTTATGAATATGATGTCAAAAAAGCAGAATCACTATTAGATGAAGCCGGATGGAAAAAAGGTGCAGACGGCGTTCGTGAAAAAGATGGTAAAAAATTAACAATCAACATGCCATATATTTCAACTAATGCCGCAGATAAAGATTTAGGTGAATATTTCCAAGGTGAATGGAAAAAATTAGGAATTGATGTGCAATTACAAGCAATGGAAGAAAATGGATACTGGACAAATGCAAAATCAGGTAATTTTGACATGATGCTAACGTATTCATGGGGAGCACCATGGGATCCACACGCATGGATGACAGCACTTGCTGAAACAGCAGAACATGGACATCCTGAAAGTATTTCTTTAGAAGCATTGGCGGTTAAACCTGAATTAGACAAAGTCATAAGAGAAACATTGGTAGAACCAGATGAAGCAAAAGTTGATGCAGGTTATAAAAAAGCACTGACAATCTTACACGAAGAAGCAGTGTATATTCCAATTACGTATCAATCTGTTGTATCTGTTTATCGTGCAGGTGAATTAGAAGGTGTACGTTTTGCACCTGAAGAAAATTCTCTACCACTACGCTACATTAGTAAAGCAAAATAG
- a CDS encoding NADH-dependent flavin oxidoreductase, whose amino-acid sequence MGKHIQDKVIFENGVELRNRVVMAPMTISACEPGGYVSQADIDYYKQRAKGVGMIVTGCAYIDPLGQAFENSFSVAEDDKIEGLSRLAKAIQEEGSLAILQIYHGGRMVFPDVIGGKQPVAPSAVNAIRSFTVTPRALTAPEVNEMMDLFLRAIERAMEAGFDGVELHGANTYLLQQFYSPHSNIRRDKWGGTPNNRMRFSKTLVKKAKQLIKEKATKPFLLGYRFSPEEIENPGITLFDTLQLIEQLIRNGIDYLHTSVSNVWRSSLRETNQTEPIMHKIVEKIDNRVPFIAVGNIRTGEDAQKVLDANIPLFALGKPLLLDPEWTQKVAQGRENEIITVYKDELQNILKLPTTFVEELRDYLEGKY is encoded by the coding sequence ATGGGGAAACATATTCAAGATAAAGTAATATTTGAAAATGGGGTAGAATTAAGAAATAGAGTTGTCATGGCCCCTATGACCATTAGTGCATGTGAACCAGGAGGCTATGTGTCACAAGCAGATATTGATTATTATAAACAACGTGCAAAAGGAGTAGGTATGATTGTCACAGGTTGTGCTTATATTGATCCTTTAGGACAAGCATTTGAAAACAGTTTTAGCGTCGCTGAAGACGATAAAATTGAAGGATTAAGCCGATTAGCAAAAGCCATTCAAGAAGAAGGTAGTTTGGCAATTTTACAAATTTATCATGGAGGTAGAATGGTCTTTCCTGATGTGATAGGTGGCAAACAGCCTGTTGCACCAAGTGCTGTCAATGCGATTAGAAGTTTTACGGTTACACCAAGAGCACTAACAGCACCCGAAGTAAATGAGATGATGGATCTGTTTTTACGTGCAATTGAACGTGCAATGGAAGCAGGATTTGATGGGGTTGAATTGCATGGTGCAAATACTTATTTACTACAACAATTCTATTCACCACATTCAAATATTCGTCGTGATAAATGGGGTGGAACACCAAATAATCGAATGCGTTTTTCAAAAACATTAGTGAAAAAGGCGAAACAGCTTATTAAAGAAAAAGCAACAAAACCATTTTTACTAGGCTATCGCTTTTCTCCAGAAGAAATTGAAAATCCAGGTATTACACTGTTTGATACATTACAGTTGATTGAGCAACTCATTCGTAATGGTATAGATTATTTGCATACTTCAGTATCAAATGTATGGCGTTCATCTCTTAGAGAAACCAATCAAACAGAACCAATTATGCATAAAATTGTTGAGAAAATTGACAATCGAGTACCTTTTATTGCTGTTGGAAATATTCGCACAGGTGAAGATGCTCAAAAAGTATTGGATGCCAATATTCCATTGTTTGCATTGGGAAAACCATTATTACTAGATCCTGAATGGACCCAAAAAGTTGCTCAAGGAAGAGAAAACGAAATTATCACTGTTTATAAAGACGAGTTACAAAATATTTTAAAACTGCCAACAACGTTTGTTGAAGAGTTAAGAGATTATTTAGAAGGAAAATATTAA
- a CDS encoding histidine phosphatase family protein has translation MKVYMMRHGETDYNKARCFYGSADVSINDTGKQQAHRIKDIMADYPVDKIYISTLKRTYETASIIFENQVFDTVKGFDEKGFGQWEGLNADQIQATYPEEWQAWLEAPFEVTPPLAEPFTQFQHRVWEAFDRILKAHQNDSIAIVAHLGVLRLLYQSVIDKDAVFWNIDFPQGTVTCFENTHSNEWESYLITRKEA, from the coding sequence ATGAAAGTTTATATGATGCGACATGGCGAAACGGATTATAATAAAGCAAGATGTTTTTACGGGAGTGCAGATGTGTCTATCAATGACACAGGTAAACAACAAGCACATCGCATAAAAGACATTATGGCAGATTATCCAGTCGATAAAATTTACATCAGTACATTAAAAAGAACTTATGAAACAGCCAGTATCATTTTTGAAAATCAAGTATTTGATACAGTAAAAGGCTTTGATGAAAAAGGATTTGGTCAGTGGGAAGGGTTAAATGCTGATCAAATTCAAGCAACATATCCTGAGGAATGGCAAGCGTGGTTGGAGGCACCTTTTGAGGTAACTCCACCACTAGCTGAACCATTTACTCAGTTTCAACATCGTGTTTGGGAAGCATTTGACAGAATTTTGAAAGCCCATCAAAACGACAGTATTGCGATTGTGGCACATTTAGGCGTGTTACGGTTGCTCTATCAATCAGTGATTGATAAAGATGCTGTTTTTTGGAACATTGATTTTCCACAAGGCACTGTCACATGCTTTGAAAACACCCATTCTAATGAATGGGAAAGCTATTTAATAACTAGGAAGGAGGCATAA
- the cobS gene encoding adenosylcobinamide-GDP ribazoletransferase, with the protein MIKALIIYTQFFSRIAIPKTIDISYVRKGIPFITLFGFLIGLISGAFYFITQLFLPKLIAWILTFLFDVLLTGGFHLDGLADMADGLFSSRKKERMLEIMKDSRIGSNGVLALILYYSVMFVSFSYLPEPKWFIVVCLSMIGKAGLSLQLYEMTYARATGGSGQFFSGTTLTQIALAQILPIVSLTLVFGIKGFVGYMLVLLGAVGYRWFVYKKIDGHTGDTLGAFVEIAHILLLLGLMI; encoded by the coding sequence ATGATAAAAGCATTGATTATTTACACACAATTTTTTAGTCGCATTGCTATTCCTAAAACGATAGATATATCTTATGTGCGAAAAGGAATTCCATTTATTACATTATTTGGTTTTTTGATTGGTCTTATATCTGGAGCATTTTACTTTATTACCCAATTATTTTTACCAAAGCTAATTGCATGGATACTTACCTTTCTGTTTGATGTTTTATTAACAGGAGGATTTCACTTAGACGGTTTGGCAGATATGGCAGATGGCTTGTTTTCCTCACGAAAAAAAGAACGTATGTTAGAAATCATGAAAGACAGTCGCATTGGTAGTAATGGTGTGCTCGCCTTAATTTTGTATTATAGCGTAATGTTTGTATCTTTTTCGTATTTACCAGAACCTAAATGGTTTATTGTTGTTTGTCTATCCATGATAGGTAAAGCCGGCTTATCGTTACAACTTTATGAAATGACTTATGCACGAGCAACAGGAGGTTCTGGTCAATTTTTCTCAGGAACGACTTTAACCCAAATTGCTTTGGCACAAATATTACCGATTGTATCGTTAACGTTGGTATTTGGTATAAAAGGCTTTGTAGGATATATGCTTGTGTTATTAGGAGCAGTGGGATATAGATGGTTTGTCTACAAAAAAATAGATGGGCATACAGGAGATACATTAGGAGCATTTGTTGAAATTGCTCATATCTTATTATTGTTAGGACTGATGATATGA
- the cobU gene encoding bifunctional adenosylcobinamide kinase/adenosylcobinamide-phosphate guanylyltransferase, with the protein MGKIVLVTGGARSGKSSFTEEQLWDKDNVCYIATGVMKQPDAEWQERVRLHQERRPKSWGNHEQYDHIGAWIQTQSYDYYLLDCATMLTTNVLFDTVETLFPEKIMMEDTNFLTKEQQSIVTAHIQKEWQAVMDAVREKDTTMYIVTNEIGLGIVPDTALGRYFRDVLGNINQHLAKEASEVYLVICGLSQRLK; encoded by the coding sequence ATGGGTAAGATTGTATTAGTCACGGGAGGTGCTAGAAGTGGCAAATCTTCCTTTACCGAAGAACAGCTGTGGGATAAAGACAATGTTTGCTATATTGCCACAGGGGTGATGAAACAACCAGATGCAGAATGGCAAGAGCGTGTACGGTTGCATCAAGAACGTCGACCAAAATCATGGGGAAACCATGAACAATACGATCATATTGGTGCATGGATACAGACACAATCGTACGATTATTATTTATTAGATTGTGCAACGATGTTAACGACGAATGTTTTGTTTGATACGGTAGAAACATTATTTCCTGAGAAAATTATGATGGAAGATACGAATTTTTTAACGAAAGAACAACAAAGTATTGTGACAGCACATATTCAAAAAGAATGGCAAGCCGTGATGGATGCTGTTAGAGAAAAAGATACAACAATGTATATTGTGACGAATGAAATCGGATTGGGTATTGTCCCTGATACAGCATTAGGGCGCTATTTTAGAGATGTTCTAGGCAATATCAATCAACATTTAGCAAAGGAGGCAAGTGAAGTCTACTTAGTCATTTGTGGGCTATCACAACGATTAAAATGA
- the hemL gene encoding glutamate-1-semialdehyde 2,1-aminomutase, with amino-acid sequence MKIEQSVKSFEASQNVFPGGVNSPVRAFKAVGGIPLFIDKAKGAYLYDVDGNQYIDYVLSWGPMILGHAQDDVIDAVQKAVLKGTSYGAPSPTETRLGELLQKRVPYLEKLRMVSSGTEATMSAIRVARGVTKRDKIIKFIGCYHGHSDAFLVQAGSGVATFGLPNSPGVPASTAQDTLTLPYNDIEALNACFEQCGDDIACVIIEAVAGNMGLIKADEAFIQAIRSLTKKHGALFIIDEVMTGFRASYTGATGLYDVEPDLICLGKVVGGGFPVAVFGGKKEYMDEVAPLGSIYQAGTLSGNPIAMTAGYETVNRLTPDLFKQMEKHVDMLCTGLKELANKYTIPLQVVSAGTMFGFFFNENAVKNFEDSKSSDQDLFAKVHRLLLEKGVYIAPSQYESNFMSTAHTTEDIERTLNVFDDVFGELYG; translated from the coding sequence ATGAAAATAGAACAGTCAGTAAAATCTTTTGAGGCATCTCAAAACGTATTTCCAGGTGGAGTAAATAGTCCAGTAAGAGCATTTAAAGCTGTGGGAGGTATACCTTTATTCATTGATAAAGCAAAAGGAGCCTATCTTTATGATGTTGATGGTAATCAATACATTGATTATGTGTTGTCATGGGGACCAATGATTTTAGGCCATGCACAAGATGATGTGATTGATGCTGTTCAAAAAGCTGTGTTAAAAGGAACAAGTTATGGTGCTCCAAGTCCAACAGAAACACGATTGGGTGAATTATTACAAAAACGAGTACCTTATTTGGAAAAATTACGTATGGTTAGCTCAGGAACAGAGGCAACTATGAGTGCCATTCGTGTGGCACGTGGTGTAACAAAACGTGATAAAATTATTAAATTTATTGGCTGTTATCATGGGCATAGTGATGCGTTTTTAGTTCAAGCGGGTTCGGGTGTGGCGACATTTGGATTGCCTAATTCTCCGGGTGTACCGGCTTCTACGGCACAAGATACACTAACATTACCTTATAACGATATAGAGGCATTAAACGCATGTTTTGAACAATGTGGAGATGATATTGCATGTGTCATTATCGAAGCAGTTGCAGGCAATATGGGTTTGATTAAAGCCGATGAAGCATTTATACAAGCCATTCGTTCATTGACAAAAAAACACGGCGCATTGTTTATTATTGATGAAGTGATGACAGGTTTTAGAGCAAGTTATACAGGCGCAACAGGATTATATGATGTTGAACCAGATTTAATTTGTCTTGGTAAAGTCGTGGGTGGTGGTTTCCCAGTTGCTGTTTTTGGTGGTAAAAAAGAATATATGGACGAAGTAGCCCCTTTAGGTAGCATCTATCAAGCAGGGACATTATCTGGTAACCCGATTGCCATGACGGCAGGTTATGAAACAGTTAACCGTTTAACACCCGATTTATTTAAACAAATGGAAAAACATGTTGATATGCTGTGTACAGGATTGAAAGAGTTGGCAAACAAATACACTATACCTTTACAAGTCGTGAGTGCAGGGACAATGTTTGGATTCTTCTTTAACGAAAATGCAGTAAAAAACTTTGAAGATTCTAAATCAAGTGATCAAGATTTATTTGCTAAAGTGCATCGTTTATTACTTGAAAAAGGGGTGTATATTGCACCTTCTCAATATGAATCGAATTTCATGTCAACAGCACATACGACAGAAGATATTGAGCGTACATTGAATGTATTTGACGATGTATTTGGTGAGCTATATGGGTAA